The Deinococcus sonorensis KR-87 genome includes a window with the following:
- the pilM gene encoding type IV pilus assembly protein PilM, whose protein sequence is MSSVLQRLLNPRPNAIGVEIGTSAIKVVALKPGSPPILQHAVTIPTPIGSMRDGLVVEPQAVANELKNLLAQHRITTRQAVTAVPNQSAVTRNIMVPRMERKDLQDAIKWEAERYIPYPIDEVSLDFDLLDDPANIPEDGQMEVVIAAAPSEAVARQIEVLQLAGLEPVIVDLKSFATLRALRGNLAGEHLTRTTLTTNPYDSHGEVALVLEIGASSSVISLVRGERVLMARNIGVAADDFTTALQKAFDLDFNAAEEVKVGYATATTPTEDEEDLLNFDSAREQYSPARVFEVIRPVLGDLITEIRRSLEFYRVQSGDVVIDRTFLAGGGAKMRGIAAAISDALGFRVEVASPWLSVQTDQAGIDTGYLTANAPEFTVPLGLALRGVLSRG, encoded by the coding sequence ATGTCGAGTGTCCTGCAACGCCTACTCAATCCACGGCCCAATGCCATCGGCGTCGAGATCGGCACCAGTGCCATCAAGGTGGTGGCCCTCAAGCCTGGGTCCCCCCCGATCCTGCAGCACGCGGTGACGATTCCGACCCCCATCGGCAGCATGCGAGACGGCCTGGTGGTGGAGCCTCAGGCGGTGGCGAACGAACTCAAGAACCTGCTGGCCCAGCACCGGATCACCACGCGTCAGGCCGTGACCGCCGTGCCGAACCAGTCGGCGGTCACCCGCAACATCATGGTGCCGCGCATGGAGCGCAAAGACCTGCAGGACGCCATCAAGTGGGAAGCGGAGCGCTACATCCCCTACCCCATCGACGAGGTGTCGCTGGACTTCGATCTGCTGGACGACCCGGCCAACATCCCCGAGGACGGTCAGATGGAGGTGGTGATCGCCGCCGCGCCCAGCGAGGCGGTGGCCCGCCAGATCGAGGTGCTGCAGTTGGCCGGCCTGGAGCCGGTGATCGTGGATCTCAAGAGCTTCGCCACCCTGCGCGCGCTGCGCGGCAACCTGGCCGGCGAGCACCTGACCCGCACCACCCTCACCACCAACCCCTATGACAGCCACGGTGAGGTGGCGCTGGTGCTGGAAATCGGCGCGAGCAGCAGCGTGATCTCGCTGGTGCGCGGCGAGCGGGTGCTGATGGCGCGCAACATCGGGGTGGCCGCCGACGACTTCACCACCGCGCTGCAGAAGGCCTTCGACCTGGACTTCAATGCCGCCGAGGAGGTCAAGGTCGGCTACGCCACCGCCACCACGCCCACCGAGGACGAGGAGGACCTGCTGAACTTCGACAGCGCCCGCGAGCAGTACAGCCCGGCCCGCGTGTTCGAGGTGATCCGGCCGGTGCTCGGCGACCTGATCACCGAGATCCGCCGCTCGCTGGAGTTCTACCGGGTCCAGAGCGGCGACGTGGTGATTGACCGGACCTTCCTGGCCGGCGGCGGCGCCAAGATGCGCGGCATCGCGGCGGCCATCAGCGACGCGCTGGGCTTTCGGGTCGAGGTGGCCAGCCCCTGGCTGAGCGTTCAGACCGACCAGGCCGGCATCGACACCGGCTACCTGACGGCCAACGCCCCTGAATTCACTGTGCCACTCGGCCTGGCCCTGAGAGGTGTGCTATCCCGTGGTTGA
- the mnmD gene encoding tRNA (5-methylaminomethyl-2-thiouridine)(34)-methyltransferase MnmD, with protein sequence MERQRTLDGSWTVYSPQHAQTYGSRHGAATQAREVFLSGSGTAQHPAPAVLEVGFGLGQNFRVTLQDTLRRGVPLQYLAYEQAPVDEQTLREVSADDPLAQHPVWQQLLTRWGGPLQIGTPALQLELRCADVTTVALPCGWASAVYLDGFSPACNPEVWTPDFLARLAATLRPGGVLATYSAAGRVRRGLMAAGLQVQRCRGPAGKREVLRAIRPV encoded by the coding sequence ATGGAGCGGCAGCGCACCCTGGACGGCAGCTGGACCGTCTACAGCCCACAGCATGCCCAGACCTACGGCTCGCGCCACGGGGCGGCCACCCAGGCGCGGGAGGTGTTCCTGAGCGGCAGCGGCACCGCGCAGCACCCGGCCCCGGCGGTGCTGGAGGTGGGCTTCGGGCTGGGGCAGAACTTCCGCGTGACCCTGCAGGACACGCTCCGCCGGGGCGTGCCGCTGCAGTACCTGGCCTACGAACAGGCCCCGGTGGACGAGCAGACGCTGCGCGAGGTCTCAGCCGACGACCCGCTCGCGCAGCATCCGGTGTGGCAGCAGCTGCTCACCCGGTGGGGCGGCCCGCTGCAGATCGGGACGCCGGCGCTTCAGCTGGAACTGCGGTGCGCCGACGTGACCACCGTGGCGCTTCCCTGCGGCTGGGCCAGCGCCGTGTATCTGGACGGCTTCAGCCCGGCCTGCAATCCGGAGGTCTGGACGCCGGACTTCCTGGCTCGGCTGGCGGCCACCCTCAGACCCGGCGGCGTGCTGGCCACCTACAGCGCAGCCGGCCGGGTCCGGCGCGGCCTGATGGCGGCGGGGCTTCAGGTGCAGCGATGCCGGGGACCGGCCGGCAAGCGGGAAGTGCTGCGCGCCATCCGGCCCGTCTGA
- a CDS encoding glutamate-cysteine ligase family protein yields MPSTVPPPTLGLEEEVFVLYQETSGTFRTSTASFQGLARLLWRHPSRNLGGTASNFRRGPAARRELMSSVEISTPVHAHPDTLLMSALSRRRELSRALPDGLMVPLGLLPDSDSFHTAGLHVHVGVPPERLATVYGNLARYLPVLTHASASSPWWQGQPGGPLERVQHSFALGPLISDPLARFQDLIVTRRLGTIELRVLDPIADPERLRAVLHAIWSVARLDEALPWSRSTYNRLREGYRTGPDDEVRALAGELQTISGFDPAWLDHTAARQVRESWQRDGEAATFRALDGAYRSGAWGDLGTRSGRPARWRGVAGFAGYYLPKLPYMARKVRAEHHAALPQGPLDIPDRP; encoded by the coding sequence ATGCCCAGCACCGTGCCGCCGCCCACCCTGGGCCTGGAAGAGGAAGTGTTCGTGCTGTACCAGGAGACCAGCGGCACCTTCCGGACCAGCACCGCCAGCTTCCAGGGACTGGCCCGGCTGCTGTGGCGGCACCCGTCGCGCAACCTGGGCGGCACCGCCAGCAATTTCCGGCGCGGTCCGGCGGCCCGGCGCGAGCTGATGAGCAGCGTGGAGATCTCCACCCCGGTCCACGCCCACCCCGACACCCTGCTGATGAGCGCCCTGAGCCGCCGCCGCGAGCTGAGCCGCGCGCTGCCGGACGGCCTGATGGTGCCGCTGGGCCTGCTGCCGGACAGCGACAGCTTTCATACCGCCGGGCTGCACGTGCATGTCGGCGTGCCCCCGGAGCGTCTGGCCACGGTGTACGGCAACCTCGCCCGCTACCTGCCGGTGCTGACCCACGCCAGCGCCAGCAGTCCGTGGTGGCAGGGCCAGCCGGGCGGACCGCTGGAGCGGGTGCAGCACAGCTTCGCGCTGGGGCCGCTGATCTCAGACCCGCTTGCCCGCTTCCAGGACCTGATCGTGACCCGGCGGCTCGGCACCATTGAGCTGCGGGTGCTGGACCCGATCGCCGACCCCGAGCGGCTGCGGGCGGTGCTGCACGCCATCTGGAGCGTGGCCCGGCTGGACGAGGCGCTGCCGTGGAGCCGGTCCACCTACAACCGGCTGCGAGAGGGCTACCGCACCGGCCCGGACGACGAGGTGCGGGCACTGGCCGGCGAGCTGCAGACGATCAGCGGCTTCGACCCGGCCTGGCTGGACCACACCGCTGCCCGGCAGGTGCGGGAGAGCTGGCAGCGGGACGGCGAGGCGGCCACGTTCCGGGCGCTGGACGGAGCCTACCGCAGCGGCGCCTGGGGCGACCTGGGCACCCGCTCCGGCCGGCCGGCCCGCTGGCGCGGCGTCGCCGGGTTTGCCGGGTACTACCTGCCCAAGCTGCCGTACATGGCCCGCAAGGTGCGTGCCGAGCACCACGCCGCGCTGCCGCAGGGGCCGCTGGACATTCCGGACCGCCCCTGA
- a CDS encoding fimbrial assembly protein, whose protein sequence is MVEINLLPAQYRKRNEPNAWRYASMALVPLTVLGLLIPSVVIGTIQGNVQRELDATNGQLTALQPAKREYDDLNRQKTELQQVTAVADTLQASKTYWSSDLARMINALPSTKGVALTTLTMRTVDSNTQTNHQQQGLYDGKMVSKEFDLTGQASSTQTLVEFLNAFENNPNFGVNFRSAQRGEAGASSTGTEPYTFNATVGLVSQAATPSTPSTPVQSSTGAGTGGQN, encoded by the coding sequence GTGGTTGAGATCAATCTGCTGCCAGCGCAGTACCGCAAACGCAATGAACCGAACGCCTGGCGCTACGCCAGCATGGCACTGGTGCCACTCACGGTGCTGGGCCTGCTGATCCCCAGCGTGGTGATCGGGACCATTCAGGGCAACGTGCAGCGTGAGCTGGACGCCACCAACGGCCAGCTCACGGCCCTGCAGCCGGCCAAGCGCGAATACGACGACCTGAACCGCCAGAAAACCGAACTGCAGCAGGTCACGGCAGTGGCCGATACCCTTCAGGCCAGCAAGACCTACTGGTCAAGCGACCTTGCCCGCATGATCAACGCGCTGCCCAGCACCAAGGGCGTGGCGCTCACCACCCTGACCATGCGCACGGTGGACAGCAACACCCAGACCAACCATCAGCAGCAGGGCCTCTACGACGGCAAGATGGTCAGCAAGGAGTTCGACCTGACCGGGCAGGCCAGCAGCACCCAGACGCTGGTGGAGTTCCTGAACGCCTTCGAGAACAATCCGAACTTCGGCGTGAACTTCCGCAGCGCCCAGCGTGGGGAGGCCGGAGCCAGCAGCACCGGCACCGAGCCGTACACCTTCAACGCCACGGTCGGCCTGGTCAGTCAGGCGGCCACCCCCAGCACCCCCAGCACGCCGGTTCAGTCCAGCACCGGTGCCGGAACCGGAGGGCAGAACTAG
- a CDS encoding S41 family peptidase, which yields MPRPLLTLAALAALSVSTTLASPAQDLFNQVNTLIQEQYGGLSPVDRPALTREYQTRLDAVCRATAQTCSRETAYPVLEAEVNALNDEHSNFERPDAFQDFVASATGGSRLQFGVRLANLNGENRVVLDVVPGSTADEAGLRRGDVFQSINGQPYTYAGLREAREKGQPTTLSVQRGTQTLSVTLTARETSTRELPTLSMQGTVAVIRIPSFLAGGGVANRVHELVAQAQTNRASGIVVDLRGDPGGDLSECDGAASAFVPTFTRLSRSPDGDARTVVSRGSRLEDGRIRSSVNRPSFWSGPLSVIVDQSSASCSEFFAYEIQYAGRGKIVGEPTAGVGNTATQVFQLDDAALQLTVLNYAKPDGTPYPERVTPDIPGKDDILKLTQGEDVLLQAGIEALSTQMQPAALPTDRSDQNRPHQEN from the coding sequence ATGCCTCGCCCACTGTTGACCCTGGCTGCGCTGGCGGCCCTGTCCGTTTCCACCACCCTGGCCTCGCCTGCCCAGGACCTGTTCAATCAGGTCAATACCCTGATTCAGGAGCAGTACGGTGGCCTGAGTCCGGTGGACCGCCCTGCCCTGACCCGTGAGTACCAGACCCGGTTGGACGCGGTGTGCCGCGCCACCGCACAGACCTGCAGCCGTGAGACCGCCTACCCGGTGCTGGAAGCCGAGGTCAACGCGCTGAATGACGAACACAGCAACTTCGAGCGGCCCGATGCGTTTCAGGACTTCGTGGCCAGTGCCACCGGGGGCAGCCGCCTGCAGTTCGGGGTGCGGCTGGCGAACCTGAACGGCGAGAACCGCGTGGTGCTGGACGTGGTGCCGGGCAGCACCGCCGACGAGGCCGGATTGCGGCGCGGCGACGTGTTCCAGAGCATCAACGGCCAGCCGTACACCTACGCCGGGCTCCGGGAGGCGCGAGAGAAGGGCCAGCCCACCACGCTGAGCGTGCAGCGCGGCACCCAGACGCTGAGCGTGACGCTGACCGCCCGCGAGACCAGCACCCGTGAACTGCCGACCCTCAGCATGCAGGGGACGGTGGCCGTCATCCGGATTCCGTCGTTCCTGGCAGGCGGCGGTGTGGCCAACCGGGTGCACGAACTGGTAGCGCAGGCGCAGACCAACCGGGCCAGCGGCATCGTGGTGGACCTGCGCGGCGATCCGGGCGGCGACCTCAGTGAGTGCGACGGCGCTGCCAGCGCGTTCGTGCCGACCTTCACCCGGCTCAGCCGCAGCCCAGACGGCGACGCCCGGACGGTGGTCAGCCGCGGCAGCCGGCTGGAGGACGGACGCATCCGCAGCAGCGTCAACCGTCCGTCCTTCTGGAGCGGCCCGCTCAGCGTGATTGTGGACCAGTCCAGTGCCTCGTGCAGCGAGTTCTTCGCCTATGAGATCCAGTACGCCGGGCGCGGCAAGATCGTGGGCGAACCGACCGCCGGCGTCGGCAACACCGCCACCCAGGTGTTCCAGCTGGACGACGCGGCGCTGCAACTCACGGTGCTGAACTACGCCAAGCCGGACGGCACCCCGTACCCGGAGCGCGTGACGCCCGACATCCCTGGCAAGGACGACATCCTGAAGCTCACCCAGGGCGAAGATGTGCTGCTGCAGGCGGGCATCGAGGCGCTCAGCACGCAGATGCAGCCGGCTGCACTGCCGACGGACCGCTCAGACCAGAACAGGCCGCACCAGGAAAACTGA
- a CDS encoding PIG-L deacetylase family protein, producing the protein MFSRRVPALHRRPRLPAARRRHLAAGLALLLGLLSGAAINGWRWLPTGNVVIGQVQGGAAGLPESAPLSGRVLVISPHPDDETLAVGGIIQDVLNRGGQVDIVFLTSGDGFAWDARATEKKPVVRASDLLRLGEARMNEATQAAQVLGVDRAHVTFLGFPDKGLQRIYLQNYLTPYTSRQTGMNRVPYQRALHPGTPYTGQELERQMNELLTRLHPDIVLAPSVRDHHPDHQVAAFLAGRLAPQHHARLYAYMVHGGVEWPLPKGNHPQLPLSPPSRSVDGQSWQRYPLSAAQEQRKAQAVSMYHSQLQIIPRFMQAFVRTNELLLPVPVQP; encoded by the coding sequence ATGTTTTCCCGACGTGTTCCGGCCCTGCACCGGCGGCCCCGGCTGCCGGCGGCCCGGCGTCGTCATCTGGCGGCAGGACTGGCGCTGCTGCTGGGCCTGTTGAGCGGGGCGGCCATCAACGGCTGGCGCTGGCTGCCCACCGGCAACGTCGTGATCGGGCAGGTGCAGGGGGGCGCCGCCGGCCTGCCGGAGAGCGCGCCGCTGTCGGGGCGGGTGCTGGTGATCTCGCCGCACCCCGACGACGAAACGCTGGCGGTGGGCGGCATCATTCAGGACGTGCTGAACCGCGGCGGTCAGGTGGACATCGTCTTTCTGACGAGCGGGGACGGGTTCGCCTGGGACGCCCGCGCCACCGAGAAGAAGCCGGTCGTCCGGGCCAGTGACCTGCTGCGGCTCGGCGAGGCGCGCATGAATGAGGCGACCCAGGCCGCACAGGTACTGGGGGTGGACCGCGCGCACGTCACGTTCCTGGGCTTCCCCGACAAGGGCCTGCAGCGCATCTACCTCCAGAACTACCTCACGCCCTACACCAGCCGGCAGACCGGGATGAACCGGGTGCCGTACCAGCGCGCGCTGCATCCCGGCACCCCCTACACCGGCCAGGAGCTGGAGCGTCAGATGAACGAGCTGCTGACCCGGCTGCACCCGGACATCGTCCTGGCCCCCAGCGTGCGTGACCATCATCCGGATCATCAGGTGGCGGCGTTCCTGGCCGGACGGCTGGCCCCGCAGCACCACGCGCGGCTGTACGCCTACATGGTGCACGGCGGGGTGGAATGGCCGCTGCCCAAGGGCAACCATCCGCAGCTGCCGCTCAGCCCGCCCAGCCGCAGCGTGGACGGGCAGTCGTGGCAGCGCTATCCGCTGAGCGCAGCCCAGGAGCAGCGCAAGGCCCAGGCGGTCAGCATGTACCACAGCCAGCTGCAGATCATTCCACGCTTTATGCAGGCGTTCGTGCGGACCAACGAACTGCTGCTGCCGGTGCCGGTGCAGCCCTGA
- a CDS encoding type II secretion system protein GspD, translated as MKNRTLTLVLTAALGLASAQTSGSTPAASTPDTRLAAANVSLEIGTYSGPLSSMLAAVAKAAGYDVIFDTNVDALAGAQGTTPSTPDAGARPVVYNFRNTPFNQVWPLLMDVYGLNYQVTTLGQTRVIRVGTQPVQQIIALPPTLDSTLVANQVKRAFGSVVRTTQTTGSNAAQNGASTTAQNTVTSAEDVVLDSPTLKIVPLTSPNGLIVRGTSKEVLQVEALTQTIIKSQPAALAPVVPSAPAPVVQQVYTVKGQQADAVSVLAAQFPTLRVTPVGQTGQLILNGTQAQLTAALGLLGQVDRAPGAAPTTVQRIFQLVNAQADDVKSVLEGTLQRDLTSTGLVGNATPVVQADGTTVIQTPSSATPSTPASSASTAGTASAATIIADKRTNTLIVRGSQQQVTQIAEIIPTLDVKVPQINVQVRIQEIGETASRSLGVDWKAGFGNFVVSLASGKLSAVFDPTQSLMGFNLGATLNALEDQSLTKRVYDGSVTMQSGQRSLGSSGGTENASSSAAAHIQSGGRLELNIPSSAANVPAISKQIDYGVTLDFFSPQVAPDGTITLRVRGVVNNLNSAITPSEVPNILQFTNSEAQTTITFKPGETVLLSGLLGTNTTSTSSGLPFLSSLPVVGPLFGQKSTRTERTQLLVVITGDVLK; from the coding sequence ATGAAGAACCGTACCCTGACCCTCGTGTTGACCGCCGCGCTCGGCCTGGCAAGCGCACAGACCTCCGGCTCCACTCCGGCGGCCAGCACGCCTGATACCCGGTTGGCTGCCGCGAATGTCAGCCTTGAGATCGGGACGTACAGCGGCCCGCTGTCCTCGATGCTGGCCGCGGTGGCCAAGGCCGCCGGCTACGACGTGATCTTTGACACCAACGTGGACGCGCTGGCCGGCGCCCAGGGCACCACCCCGAGCACCCCCGACGCCGGTGCCCGGCCGGTGGTCTATAACTTCCGCAACACGCCCTTCAATCAGGTGTGGCCACTGCTGATGGACGTATACGGCCTGAACTACCAGGTCACCACCCTGGGCCAGACCCGGGTGATCCGGGTGGGCACCCAGCCGGTGCAGCAGATCATCGCGCTCCCCCCCACGCTGGACTCCACCCTGGTGGCCAACCAGGTGAAGCGCGCCTTTGGTTCGGTGGTCCGCACCACCCAGACCACCGGCAGCAACGCCGCCCAGAACGGCGCCAGCACCACGGCCCAGAACACCGTGACCTCCGCCGAGGACGTGGTGCTGGACTCCCCCACCCTCAAGATCGTGCCGCTGACCTCACCCAACGGCCTGATCGTACGCGGCACCAGCAAAGAGGTGCTGCAGGTTGAGGCGCTGACCCAGACGATCATCAAGTCCCAGCCGGCCGCGCTGGCGCCGGTGGTCCCGAGTGCGCCGGCCCCGGTGGTGCAGCAGGTGTACACGGTCAAGGGGCAGCAGGCTGACGCCGTGTCGGTGCTGGCCGCCCAGTTCCCCACCCTGCGGGTGACGCCGGTGGGCCAGACCGGCCAGCTGATCCTCAACGGCACCCAGGCGCAGCTGACGGCCGCCCTGGGCCTGCTGGGCCAGGTGGACCGGGCGCCCGGCGCCGCCCCGACGACCGTGCAGCGGATCTTCCAGCTGGTCAATGCGCAGGCCGACGACGTGAAGAGCGTGCTGGAAGGCACCCTGCAGCGCGACCTGACCAGCACCGGCCTGGTGGGCAACGCTACGCCGGTGGTGCAGGCGGACGGCACCACGGTGATCCAGACGCCCAGCAGCGCCACTCCCAGCACGCCCGCCAGCAGCGCGAGCACCGCCGGGACCGCCTCTGCGGCGACCATCATCGCCGACAAGCGCACCAACACCCTGATCGTGCGCGGCAGCCAGCAGCAGGTGACGCAGATCGCGGAGATCATTCCGACGCTGGATGTGAAGGTGCCGCAGATCAACGTGCAGGTGCGCATCCAGGAGATCGGAGAGACCGCCTCGCGCTCGCTGGGCGTGGACTGGAAGGCCGGCTTCGGCAACTTCGTGGTGAGCCTGGCATCCGGCAAGCTCAGCGCCGTGTTCGACCCGACCCAGAGCCTGATGGGCTTCAACCTGGGCGCCACCCTGAACGCCCTGGAGGACCAGAGCCTGACCAAGCGCGTCTATGACGGCTCGGTGACGATGCAGAGCGGCCAGCGCTCGCTGGGCAGCAGCGGCGGCACCGAGAACGCCTCCAGCAGCGCGGCGGCGCACATCCAGTCGGGCGGACGGCTGGAGCTGAATATTCCCTCCAGCGCCGCCAACGTGCCGGCCATCAGCAAGCAGATCGACTACGGCGTGACGCTGGATTTCTTCAGCCCGCAGGTGGCGCCGGACGGCACCATCACGCTGCGGGTGCGCGGGGTGGTGAACAACCTCAACAGCGCCATCACGCCCAGCGAGGTGCCGAACATCCTGCAGTTCACCAACAGCGAGGCGCAGACCACCATCACCTTCAAGCCGGGCGAGACGGTGCTGCTGAGCGGACTGCTGGGCACCAACACCACCAGCACCAGCAGCGGTCTGCCGTTCCTGTCGAGCCTGCCGGTGGTGGGGCCGCTGTTTGGCCAGAAGAGCACCCGCACCGAGCGCACCCAGCTGCTGGTGGTCATCACCGGCGACGTGCTGAAGTAA
- a CDS encoding type 4a pilus biogenesis protein PilO, whose amino-acid sequence MSKLNARNTFLLVLAACVLIALAWWSLYFQTRQQQIADLHSQLDSANQTLALYQQASAGLPALRTEVAGLQVKRDVFLQALPPRASIGTVVSAIRQNVASTGDDLQSVVIGNASPDSSLPAGVQPITLNLQVSGRFQPTFQLIRAMETMGRFSNLSSLNLTMPTADSLDPKLTSSMGVTIYTYDAAKAPATGSGAAGLPQAPAAPATETPGGIR is encoded by the coding sequence ATGTCGAAGCTCAACGCCCGGAACACCTTCCTGCTCGTGCTGGCAGCGTGTGTGCTCATCGCGCTGGCGTGGTGGTCCCTGTACTTCCAGACCCGTCAGCAGCAGATCGCCGATCTGCACAGCCAGCTGGACTCGGCCAACCAGACGCTGGCCCTGTACCAGCAGGCCAGCGCCGGCCTGCCGGCCCTGCGGACCGAGGTGGCCGGCCTGCAAGTCAAGCGCGACGTGTTCCTGCAGGCGCTGCCGCCCCGCGCCAGCATCGGCACGGTGGTGTCGGCCATCCGCCAGAACGTGGCCTCCACCGGCGATGACCTGCAGAGCGTGGTGATCGGGAATGCAAGCCCCGACAGCAGCCTGCCGGCCGGCGTGCAGCCGATCACGCTCAACCTGCAGGTGAGTGGCCGCTTCCAGCCGACCTTCCAGCTGATCCGCGCCATGGAGACCATGGGCCGGTTCTCAAACCTCAGCTCGCTGAACCTCACCATGCCCACTGCCGACAGCCTGGATCCGAAGCTGACCAGCTCGATGGGCGTCACCATCTACACCTACGACGCGGCCAAGGCGCCGGCGACGGGCAGCGGCGCGGCCGGCCTGCCCCAGGCCCCCGCCGCACCCGCGACTGAGACCCCAGGAGGCATCCGGTGA
- a CDS encoding NAD(P)/FAD-dependent oxidoreductase: MKLLVIGGGIAGASVAYFAAQAGLQVTVIDAAEGQASRVPAALLNPVRGQSGRVDPRALEGLQLTWQLIETLSRQGHAIPHARSGLLRPLPDDRTRQKFESGLPTDLPHHWLTPDTSPVPLAGGWAHVLHLPDAGWLDGGALTDALIKASGAVRRPGRARHWDAQTVTLEHGERLQADAVVWCGGSRGADWAGLEAVHRAGSVLTLDRPASALPLSYGAYLIPAARGGVLGATFEAPSARHHAGGPPLRSLQWLLQKGAALTADFSPTVTGLWTGVRLSGERSGRQPGGWFALSGLSSKGFLLGPLLARRVVASLAAERP; this comes from the coding sequence GTGAAGCTGCTGGTGATTGGGGGGGGCATTGCGGGCGCGAGCGTGGCGTATTTCGCGGCTCAGGCCGGGCTGCAGGTCACCGTGATCGACGCCGCCGAGGGCCAGGCCAGCCGGGTGCCGGCCGCGCTGCTGAATCCGGTGCGCGGCCAGAGTGGCCGGGTGGACCCGCGCGCCCTGGAGGGGCTGCAGCTCACCTGGCAGCTGATCGAGACCCTCTCCCGTCAGGGCCATGCCATCCCCCATGCCCGCAGCGGCCTGCTGCGCCCGTTGCCGGACGACCGCACCCGCCAGAAGTTCGAGTCCGGGCTGCCCACCGACCTGCCGCACCACTGGCTGACTCCGGACACCTCGCCGGTGCCGCTGGCCGGCGGCTGGGCCCACGTGCTGCACCTCCCCGACGCGGGCTGGCTGGACGGCGGCGCGCTGACCGACGCCCTGATCAAAGCGTCTGGAGCCGTCCGGCGACCGGGCCGAGCCCGCCACTGGGATGCCCAGACCGTCACGCTGGAGCACGGCGAGCGGCTCCAGGCGGACGCGGTGGTGTGGTGCGGGGGCAGCCGGGGCGCGGACTGGGCCGGCCTGGAGGCGGTGCACCGGGCCGGCAGCGTGCTGACCCTGGACCGGCCCGCCAGCGCGCTGCCCCTCAGCTACGGTGCGTACCTGATCCCGGCGGCCCGGGGCGGCGTGCTGGGCGCCACCTTCGAGGCCCCCAGCGCCCGGCACCACGCGGGCGGCCCGCCGCTCCGTTCGCTGCAGTGGCTGCTGCAGAAGGGCGCGGCCCTGACTGCGGACTTCTCCCCCACCGTGACCGGCCTGTGGACCGGCGTGCGGCTGTCCGGCGAGCGGTCCGGGCGGCAACCGGGCGGCTGGTTTGCCCTGAGCGGCCTGTCGAGCAAGGGGTTTCTGCTGGGGCCGCTGCTGGCCCGCCGCGTGGTGGCCAGCCTCGCCGCCGAACGTCCCTGA
- a CDS encoding isocitrate/isopropylmalate dehydrogenase family protein gives MAKYRICLIEGDGIGHEVIPATRRLLEAAGLDAEYVTAQAGYEYYLDHGTSVPQATYDAVETTDATLFGAATSPSGEKPPGFFGAIRHLRQKYSLYANVRPTKTRPVPGAYDNVDLVIVRENTQGLYVEQERRYGDTAIADTVITKDASERIGRYAANLAMQRGKKLTVVHKANVLPVTQGLFLNSILDLTRPMTDLNTSTMIVDNAAMQLVRNPSQFDVMVMTNMFGDILSDLAAGLVGGLGIAASGNIGDKFGIFESVHGSAPDIAGQGVANPTASMLAAVLMLQHIGATDVAARIDEAVNTVLTEGPRTRDLGGSAGTEEFTNAVIAHLK, from the coding sequence ATGGCGAAGTACAGAATCTGCTTGATCGAGGGAGACGGCATCGGCCACGAAGTCATCCCCGCCACCCGCCGGCTGCTGGAGGCTGCCGGACTGGACGCCGAGTACGTGACGGCCCAGGCCGGGTACGAGTACTACCTGGACCACGGAACCAGTGTGCCGCAGGCCACCTACGACGCGGTCGAGACCACCGACGCCACGCTGTTCGGGGCCGCCACCAGCCCCAGCGGCGAGAAGCCGCCCGGCTTCTTCGGGGCCATCCGGCACCTGCGTCAGAAGTACAGCCTGTACGCCAATGTGCGGCCCACCAAGACCCGGCCGGTGCCGGGCGCCTACGACAACGTGGACCTGGTGATCGTGCGAGAGAACACCCAGGGCCTCTACGTGGAGCAGGAGCGCCGCTATGGCGACACCGCCATAGCTGACACGGTCATCACCAAGGACGCCAGCGAGCGCATCGGCCGCTACGCCGCCAATCTGGCGATGCAGCGCGGCAAGAAGCTGACGGTGGTGCACAAGGCCAACGTGCTGCCGGTCACCCAGGGCCTGTTCCTCAACAGCATCCTGGACCTGACCCGCCCGATGACCGACCTGAACACCAGCACCATGATCGTGGACAACGCTGCCATGCAGCTGGTGCGCAACCCGTCGCAGTTCGACGTGATGGTCATGACCAACATGTTCGGCGACATCCTCTCTGACCTCGCGGCCGGGCTGGTAGGCGGTCTGGGCATCGCGGCCAGCGGCAACATCGGCGACAAGTTCGGCATCTTCGAGTCGGTGCACGGTTCTGCTCCCGACATCGCCGGCCAGGGCGTGGCCAACCCTACCGCCAGCATGCTGGCCGCCGTGCTGATGCTGCAGCACATCGGCGCGACCGACGTGGCGGCCCGCATTGATGAGGCGGTCAACACGGTGCTGACCGAGGGGCCGCGCACCCGCGACCTGGGCGGCAGCGCCGGAACCGAGGAGTTCACCAACGCGGTGATCGCCCACCTGAAATAG